The genome window ATTTTTCCGAAAGAAACAACACCATCAATCTCAGAAACTACAGCTGGGTTTGAAGGATTACGAGCCTCTAACAACTCCGTAATTCTTGGTAAACCTCCTGTAATATCCCCAGATTTAGAAGAACGGCGAGGAATTTTAACTAAAACTTTACCAGCTTTAATTTTCTCTCCGTTTTCAACCATCAAGTGAGCACCTACCGGTAAGTTATAAGAACGGATTAATTCACCTTCTTTACCGTAAACCAATAAAGTAGGAATTAATTTTTTATTTCTAGCCTCAGAGATTACTTTTTCCTGGAAACCAGTCTGCTCATCGATCTCAACCATGAACGATTGCCCCTGCTCTAAATCTTCGTAAGCAATTTTACCCGTAAACTCAGAAACAATAACTCCGTTATATGGATCCCACTTACAGATTATAGTTCCTTTTTCTACTGATTCACCATCATTAACAAAAATACTTGAACCGTAAGGAATATTATGTGTACTTAATAAAATACCTGTTTTTTCGTCAATTAATTTTAACTCTGTAGAACGAGAAACTACAATATCAACTGCATTACCTTCTCCGTCTTCACCTTTTACAGTTTTTAAATCTTCAATTTCCAGTTTACCAGCAAAACGAGTGATAATACTAGATTCTTCAGAAATACCTCCTGCAACCCCTCCAACGTGGAAAGTACGCAGTGTCAACTGTGTACCAGGCTCTCCAATTGACTGTGCAGCAATTACACCAACAGCCTCTCCTCTTTGAGTCATTTTACCAGTTGCCAAGTTTCTACCATAACATTTAGCACAGATACCTTTAGTAGCCTCACAAACCAATGGAGAACGTACTTCAACTTTCTCAACTGGAGAAGCCTCAATACCTTTCACTAATGCTTCAGTAATCTGCTCACCAGCATGTACTAAAATCTCACTTGTTAATGGATTAATTACGTCCTGCAATGCAACACGTCCTAAAATTCTTTCTCCTAATGATTCAACGATCTCCTCATTTTTCTTCAATGCAGAAACTTCAATACCTCTAAGAGTACCGCAATCCTCAAGATTAACAATAACATCTTGAGAAACGTCATGTAATCTTCTGGTCAAGTATCCGGCATCAGCCGTTTTAAGAGCCGTATCCGCAAGACCTTTACGAGCACCGTGAGTAGAGATAAAGTACTCAAGAATCGAAAGACCTTCTTTAAAGTTAGAAAGAATCGGGTTTTCAATAATTTCACCACCACCAGCAGTAGATTTTTTAGGTTTAGCCATCAAACCACGCATACCAGTTAACTGACGAATCTGTTCTTTAGACCCCCTCGCCCCAGAGTCAAGCATCATATACACAGAGTTGAAACCTTGCTGATCTTCTCTAATGTTTTTCATTGCCAACTCAGTCAATTGGGCATTTGCTGAAGTCCATACGTCAATAACTTGGTTGTAACGCTCGTTATTGGTAATAAGCCCCATATTATAGTTAGCAGAAATACCTTCAACTTGTTCTCTGGCATCTGCAATCAATTTTGGTTTTTGTTCTGGGATTCTAATATCACCAAGCGAGAATGATAATCCTCCTTTGAATGCAAATTTATAACCCATGTTTTTCATATCATCCAAGAAAGCTGCTGTTTCAGGTACACTAGTCGAACTCAATACGTGCCCGATAATATCTCTTAAGTTTTTCTTAGTCAATACGTCATTGATATATCCAGCTGCTTCAGGTACTACTTCATTAAATAATACACGTCCAGCGGTTGTCTGGATAATTTGATACACTAACTCTCCAGCCTCGTTAAAATCTTTTGCTCTAATTTTTACACGAGCATTCAATTCTAATCTTCCTTCGTTCAATGCAATATTCACCTCTTCAGCAGAATAGAATGTAATTCCTTCTCCCAAAATAGTCTTCTCAGGTGTTGACAAACGCTCTTTGGTCATATAATAAAGACCCAAAACCATGTCCTGAGATGGTACAGTAATTGGCGCACCATTTGCAGGGTTCAAGATATTGTGAGAAGCCAGCATTAACAATTGAGCTTCCAAAATAGCCTCTGGTCCTAATGGCAGGTGAACCGCCATCTGATCCCCGTCAAAATCCGCGTTGAACGCCGTACACACTAATGGGTGCAATTGAATCGCTTTTCCTTCAATCAATTTTGGCTGGAACGCCTGGATACCTAATCTGTGCAAAGTAGGAGCACGATTCAGTAATACTGGATGTCCTTTGATTACATTTTCAAGAATATCCCAAACTACAGGCTCTTTCTTATCAATTATTTTCTTAGCAGATTTTACTGTTTTTACAATTCCTCTTTCTATCAATTTACGGATAACAAAAGGTTTATATAACTCAGCAGCCATATCTTTTGGCAGACCGCACTCAAACAATTTCATCTCAGGTCCAACAACAATTACCGAACGAGCAGAATAATCCACACGTTTTCCAAGTAAGTTTTGACGGAAACGTCCCTGTTTACCTTTTAACGAATCAGACAATGATTTTAATGGTCTGTTTGATTCCGTTTTTACTGCTGAAGCTTTGCGAGTATTATCGAAAAGTGAATCTACAGATTCCTGCAGCATACGTTTTTCGTTACGAAGGATTACTTCAGGAGCTTTAATCTCGATTAATCTTTTCAAACGGTTGTTACGGATGATTACACGACGATATAAGTCATTCAAATCCGAAGTTGCAAAACGACCACCATCAAGAGGCACAAGAGGACGCAATTCTGGTGGAATAACTGGAATCACTTTCATGATCATCCACTCAGGACGATTCTCTCTGTTCAACGTAGATTCACGGAAAGACTCTACAACTTGTAGTCTCTTTAACGCCTCAGTTTTACGCTGTTTAGATGTTTCGTTATTAGCTTTATGTCTTAAATCGTATGATAATTCGTCAAGATCAATACGCGCTAATAAATCCATAATACACTCTGCTCCCATTTTGGCAACAAATTTATTTGGATCAAAATCATCTAAATATTGATTATCAGCTGGAAGAGTATCTAATATATTCAAATATTCTTCTTCTGTCAAGAAATCTAATCTTTGTATTGATTCCCCATCTGCATTTTTAGCAATACCAGCTTGGATTACTACGTATCTTTCGTAGTAAATAATCATATCTAATTTCTTAGATGGAAGACCAAGGATATAACCAATTTTGTTAGGAAGAGAACGGAAGTACCAGATGTGAGCAATTGGCACAACAAGGTTGATATGTCCAACTCTATCACGACGTACTTTTTTCTCAGTAACTTCTACACCACAACGGTCGCAGATGATACCTTTGTAACGTATTCTTTTATATTTTCCGCAAGCACATTCGAAATCTTTTACAGGTCCAAAAATTCTTTCGCAGAAAAGTCCGTCACGCTCAGGTTTGTGAGTTCTATAGTTGATAGTCTCAGGCTTCAACACTTCACCTCTTGATTCTTTCAAGATAGATTCTGGAGAAGCTAATCCTATCGAAATTTTATCGAATCTTTTTACAGTATTCTTCTCTTTATTATTTCTATTATTTATCATAGTTTTTACTATTGATTTATTTGCAATTAAAAATTGATTCTTGTTTTTAGTCTTAAAGTCAAATATCATAAAGTTTTTAAAGCCACGAATGACTTTAGACTTTGTACCTTCAAACTTTCGACTTAAAAACTACCTCGAATTACTTCTCTAAACTTCAAACTCAAATTTGAAGTGCTAGTTATAAAATCTTTTGAAATTTTATAAAAAATCGGAACGGGTTACGGGGCTAAATCCTAAAAAACTCTTATAAAATTTAAATAGAGACGTAGCATTGCTACGTCTCTACTTTGAATAATTTATTCTTCCAAACGAAGGTCAAGACCAAGACCTTTCAATTCATGCATTAATACATTGAATGATTCAGGTAATCCTGGTTCCGGCATAGTTTCACCTTTTACGATTGCTTCGTAAGTTTTGGCTCTACCAATAACATCATCAGATTTAACAGTCAAGATTTCACGCAGCGTACTTGATGCTCCATAAGCCTCAAGTGCCCAAACCTCCATCTCTCCAAAACGCTGACCTCCAA of Flavobacterium marginilacus contains these proteins:
- the rpoC gene encoding DNA-directed RNA polymerase subunit beta', translated to MINNRNNKEKNTVKRFDKISIGLASPESILKESRGEVLKPETINYRTHKPERDGLFCERIFGPVKDFECACGKYKRIRYKGIICDRCGVEVTEKKVRRDRVGHINLVVPIAHIWYFRSLPNKIGYILGLPSKKLDMIIYYERYVVIQAGIAKNADGESIQRLDFLTEEEYLNILDTLPADNQYLDDFDPNKFVAKMGAECIMDLLARIDLDELSYDLRHKANNETSKQRKTEALKRLQVVESFRESTLNRENRPEWMIMKVIPVIPPELRPLVPLDGGRFATSDLNDLYRRVIIRNNRLKRLIEIKAPEVILRNEKRMLQESVDSLFDNTRKASAVKTESNRPLKSLSDSLKGKQGRFRQNLLGKRVDYSARSVIVVGPEMKLFECGLPKDMAAELYKPFVIRKLIERGIVKTVKSAKKIIDKKEPVVWDILENVIKGHPVLLNRAPTLHRLGIQAFQPKLIEGKAIQLHPLVCTAFNADFDGDQMAVHLPLGPEAILEAQLLMLASHNILNPANGAPITVPSQDMVLGLYYMTKERLSTPEKTILGEGITFYSAEEVNIALNEGRLELNARVKIRAKDFNEAGELVYQIIQTTAGRVLFNEVVPEAAGYINDVLTKKNLRDIIGHVLSSTSVPETAAFLDDMKNMGYKFAFKGGLSFSLGDIRIPEQKPKLIADAREQVEGISANYNMGLITNNERYNQVIDVWTSANAQLTELAMKNIREDQQGFNSVYMMLDSGARGSKEQIRQLTGMRGLMAKPKKSTAGGGEIIENPILSNFKEGLSILEYFISTHGARKGLADTALKTADAGYLTRRLHDVSQDVIVNLEDCGTLRGIEVSALKKNEEIVESLGERILGRVALQDVINPLTSEILVHAGEQITEALVKGIEASPVEKVEVRSPLVCEATKGICAKCYGRNLATGKMTQRGEAVGVIAAQSIGEPGTQLTLRTFHVGGVAGGISEESSIITRFAGKLEIEDLKTVKGEDGEGNAVDIVVSRSTELKLIDEKTGILLSTHNIPYGSSIFVNDGESVEKGTIICKWDPYNGVIVSEFTGKIAYEDLEQGQSFMVEIDEQTGFQEKVISEARNKKLIPTLLVYGKEGELIRSYNLPVGAHLMVENGEKIKAGKVLVKIPRRSSKSGDITGGLPRITELLEARNPSNPAVVSEIDGVVSFGKIKRGNREIVIESKFGDVRKYLVKLSSQILVQENDFVRAGSPLSDGAITPDDILRIQGPSAVQQYLVNEIQEVYRLQGVKINDKHFEVVIRQMMRKVRVEDPGDTLFLEDQLIHTKDFIVENDKLYGMKVVEDAGDSSVLKPGQIITPRQLRDENSLLKRTDKNLVAARDVITATATPVLQGITRASLQTKSFISAASFQETTKVLNEAAVAGKVDLLEGLKENVIVGHRIPAGTGMREYDNAIVGSREDYNDMMANKEEYIY